A stretch of Desulfobacter hydrogenophilus DNA encodes these proteins:
- the dnaA gene encoding chromosomal replication initiator protein DnaA produces the protein MDSFLKEVKSHIKELVPDHCYRMWIEPVILSAHNAETIVLSVPNDFYVKRLKENYMGYFEDGFLRLGHKVRIEFEVGKKKIKSGSGQTQKGRAQKTTGVLPVIPIANSVPAEFHPQLPGMTPAFNCGRMLKKNFTFDDFVVGDNSSFAYTASLYLAQGKLNGTGVLFLLGKTGLGKSHLSQAVGHHMLTHNGGQRVFYVTAEDFTNEMIYSLRNNSIDRFKEKYRLKCDVLILEDVHFLTGKSATQKELAMTLDYLIDADKKIIFSGCDRPDEIPKLNENLKSRLNMGVVTEIKAPDFATRVKILNKKSKAIQCVLPTPVTEYIAQEACSDVRQLESALLSVVTRGQLMKRNIDVELARRVLGKMNGTRKRITIDLIKKLVCDAFDVSEQELISKSRKHRIVKPRQVAMFLSKKYTDQPIKTIGASFKRYHATAIYSVNAVEKEMKQKGQRYEQVTYLTNKLEAGGF, from the coding sequence ATGGATTCGTTTTTAAAAGAAGTAAAATCACATATTAAAGAATTAGTTCCAGACCATTGTTACCGAATGTGGATTGAACCCGTGATATTATCCGCCCACAATGCTGAAACTATTGTTCTGTCGGTGCCCAATGATTTCTATGTCAAACGGCTCAAAGAGAACTATATGGGGTATTTTGAAGACGGTTTTTTGCGGTTGGGGCATAAAGTCCGCATTGAATTTGAGGTAGGCAAAAAAAAAATAAAATCAGGTTCCGGCCAGACTCAAAAAGGCCGGGCACAAAAAACAACTGGGGTGCTGCCCGTCATCCCGATAGCTAACAGTGTACCGGCAGAATTTCATCCGCAGCTTCCCGGTATGACCCCGGCATTTAATTGCGGGCGCATGCTTAAAAAGAATTTTACATTTGATGATTTTGTTGTGGGGGACAATTCCAGCTTTGCCTATACGGCCTCTTTATATCTGGCTCAGGGGAAGCTTAACGGAACTGGAGTGCTTTTTCTTCTGGGCAAGACAGGTCTTGGAAAAAGCCATCTGTCCCAGGCTGTCGGCCATCATATGCTCACGCATAATGGGGGCCAGCGGGTTTTTTATGTCACGGCCGAGGATTTTACCAATGAAATGATCTATTCCTTAAGAAATAATAGTATTGACCGGTTTAAGGAAAAATACCGCCTTAAATGTGATGTGCTGATCCTGGAAGATGTTCATTTTCTGACCGGAAAGTCCGCCACCCAAAAAGAGCTTGCCATGACCCTGGACTATCTGATTGATGCCGATAAGAAAATTATTTTTTCAGGATGCGACCGACCTGATGAGATCCCTAAATTAAACGAAAACCTAAAATCCAGGCTGAATATGGGGGTCGTTACGGAGATCAAAGCGCCTGATTTTGCCACTCGGGTAAAAATTTTAAACAAGAAATCCAAGGCCATTCAGTGTGTTTTGCCCACACCTGTGACCGAATATATTGCCCAAGAGGCGTGTAGTGATGTCCGCCAGCTTGAGAGTGCGCTTTTAAGCGTTGTTACCAGGGGGCAGCTGATGAAGCGGAACATTGACGTTGAGCTTGCCAGGCGTGTGCTTGGAAAAATGAATGGGACGCGAAAACGCATAACCATTGATCTGATCAAAAAACTGGTCTGTGACGCATTTGATGTTTCTGAACAAGAACTTATCTCTAAATCCAGGAAACACCGCATTGTCAAACCCCGCCAGGTGGCAATGTTTCTATCAAAGAAATATACCGACCAACCCATAAAAACAATTGGGGCCAGTTTTAAACGTTACCATGCAACAGCGATCTATTCCGTCAATGCGGTTGAAAAGGAAATGAAGCAAAAAGGTCAACGTTACGAGCAGGTTACATATCTGACCAACAAACTTGAAGCAGGTGGGTTTTAA
- a CDS encoding acyltransferase: MLDFLPTPVKGVLSFIGYLINTLCLTVPLILTSFLKFVLPFKGVIVLLDKIIIWLATLWISINGVNCDLFNRIDWQVKGLTQLKKKDWYLVISNHQSWVDILVLQKIFNRKIPMLKFFLKKELIWVPFLGLAWWALDFPFMKRYSKKFLEANPHLKGKDLEQTRKACEKFKHTPVSVMNFVEGTRFTPEKHECQNSPFERLLLPRAGGIAFVLSSMGEYLHHIVNVAIVYPGGVPTFWDYISGKTKQIIVDVDVFPVGEQMIGDYFNNDVYKKQFCDWLNKIWQEKDEKLKKLLLCESADRPSAWLGQSHIKKIKN, translated from the coding sequence ATGCTGGATTTTCTTCCCACACCGGTTAAGGGGGTACTTTCATTTATTGGATATCTAATAAACACGCTTTGTTTGACTGTGCCTTTGATTTTAACATCTTTTTTAAAATTTGTTCTACCTTTTAAAGGGGTTATTGTATTATTGGACAAAATTATTATTTGGCTTGCAACCCTGTGGATCAGTATCAACGGCGTGAATTGTGACCTGTTCAACAGGATAGACTGGCAGGTGAAAGGCTTGACCCAGTTAAAAAAAAAGGACTGGTATCTTGTCATATCCAACCACCAGTCCTGGGTGGACATCCTGGTACTGCAAAAAATTTTTAATCGCAAAATCCCTATGTTGAAATTTTTCTTAAAAAAAGAGCTGATCTGGGTACCATTTCTGGGGCTTGCCTGGTGGGCGCTGGATTTTCCGTTCATGAAACGGTATTCAAAAAAATTTCTAGAAGCCAATCCCCACCTGAAGGGAAAAGATCTTGAACAAACCCGCAAGGCGTGTGAAAAATTCAAACATACCCCGGTGTCAGTGATGAATTTTGTGGAAGGCACCCGGTTTACCCCGGAAAAACATGAATGTCAAAACTCGCCCTTTGAGCGGCTCCTTTTGCCCAGAGCAGGCGGTATTGCTTTTGTGCTGAGCTCCATGGGCGAATACCTTCACCATATTGTGAATGTAGCCATTGTCTATCCGGGCGGGGTGCCGACCTTCTGGGACTATATTTCAGGCAAAACCAAACAGATCATTGTGGACGTGGATGTATTCCCTGTGGGTGAACAGATGATTGGTGATTACTTCAATAATGATGTGTATAAGAAACAATTCTGTGATTGGCTTAATAAGATCTGGCAGGAAAAGGACGAAAAACTGAAAAAACTGCTTCTTTGTGAATCGGCGGACAGGCCATCGGCCTGGTTAGGGCAATCACATATAAAAAAAATCAAGAATTAA
- the uvrA gene encoding excinuclease ABC subunit UvrA, protein MPIDHIIIKGARTHNLKNIDVSIPKNSLTVVTGLSGSGKSTLAFDTLYAEGQRRYVESLSTYARQFLGQMDKPDVDAIEGLSPAIAIEQKTASHNPRSTVGTVTEIYDYLRLLFARAGRSHCHICGKPISSASIDQIIQSILFPMPEKAQKIMVLAPVVTNKKGGHEKLIHHLKKEGFARLKIDGHVCLIEDAPALDKKKAHAIDVVVDRLILKQGIEQRLTDSVEAALALAQGQVVIDNLDLKTQTLFSEKSTCHTCGISYPQFSPASFSFNSPQGACPHCDGLGYLREFDPAKIVANHHLSLRQGAVLPWAGKDSVRHMEFLDALVTHYNEDIYTPFKDLSTTFQKVILFGSGTHKIPFYVEQADKKIVYEKTFDGVIQQLAHRFQETKSASVRQNLGKYMGQKVCSKCNGSRLNSGASAVQVADKTIHQITAMSVKQADDFINSLHLTGREKAVSKSILTELSQRLSFLEDVGLDYLTLDRSAATLSGGESQRIRLATQIGSKLSGVLYVLDEPSIGLHQRDNARLLSTLMHLKDLGNTVLVVEHDEETMLAADHIVDVGPKAGVNGGQVMFSGPPEELVKASCLTGLYLSGKRNIPVPETRRTGTKTFLTVQKASENNLKDIDVSFPIGCLTCVTGVSGSGKSTLVLSTLYQALASTINKSEKPVGKHAAISGMEYIDRVIHIDQSPIGKTPRSNPGTYTGVLTHIRELFAQTPEAKARGYKAGRFSFNIKGGRCESCQGDGIIKIEMHFLPDVYVTCDVCNGMQFNKETLEIKFKGKNIAQVLDMTVNQALKFFDNISSIRHTLSTLVETGLGYIKLGQAATTLSGGEAQRIKIARELSKKSTGKTIYILDEPTTGLHTDDIKKLLAVLNRLVDAGNTVVVIEHHLDVIKCADYVIDLGPEGGDQGGQIIAEGTPEQVASTPLSHTGFYLNRVLAN, encoded by the coding sequence ATGCCAATTGACCACATCATAATTAAAGGCGCCAGAACCCATAACCTTAAAAATATTGATGTCAGTATCCCCAAAAATAGCCTGACCGTGGTCACCGGACTTTCAGGTTCCGGTAAATCCACCCTGGCCTTTGACACGCTTTATGCCGAAGGCCAGAGACGCTACGTTGAATCTTTATCCACCTATGCCCGCCAGTTTTTAGGCCAGATGGATAAACCGGATGTAGATGCCATAGAGGGGCTGTCTCCTGCCATTGCCATTGAACAAAAAACCGCCTCCCACAACCCCAGATCTACGGTGGGAACCGTCACGGAAATCTATGATTACCTGCGCCTGCTTTTTGCCAGGGCCGGCAGGTCCCACTGCCATATCTGCGGTAAACCCATTTCATCTGCATCCATCGACCAGATCATACAGAGCATCCTTTTTCCAATGCCAGAAAAAGCACAGAAAATAATGGTGCTGGCCCCTGTGGTCACAAACAAAAAAGGCGGGCACGAAAAACTTATCCATCATCTGAAAAAGGAAGGATTTGCAAGGCTTAAAATAGACGGGCATGTCTGCTTAATTGAAGATGCACCGGCACTTGATAAGAAAAAAGCACATGCCATAGATGTTGTGGTGGACCGGCTGATTTTAAAACAGGGGATCGAACAACGACTAACCGATTCCGTTGAAGCCGCACTGGCCCTTGCCCAAGGTCAGGTGGTCATTGATAATCTGGATCTAAAAACACAGACTCTTTTCAGTGAAAAATCCACCTGCCACACCTGCGGCATCTCTTATCCGCAATTTTCTCCCGCCAGCTTTTCATTTAATTCCCCCCAGGGTGCATGTCCCCATTGTGATGGTCTTGGTTATTTAAGGGAGTTTGATCCGGCCAAAATTGTCGCGAACCATCACTTGTCCCTGCGCCAGGGAGCGGTATTACCCTGGGCCGGAAAGGATTCCGTACGTCATATGGAATTTTTAGACGCCCTAGTGACCCATTATAATGAAGATATCTACACACCTTTTAAAGACCTTTCCACAACCTTTCAAAAAGTTATTCTCTTTGGGTCCGGCACCCATAAAATTCCTTTTTATGTTGAACAAGCCGACAAAAAAATCGTTTATGAAAAGACATTTGACGGCGTAATTCAACAACTTGCCCACCGTTTCCAGGAGACAAAATCAGCATCTGTCAGACAAAACCTTGGCAAATACATGGGCCAGAAAGTCTGCTCTAAGTGTAATGGTTCCCGCCTGAATTCCGGCGCTTCGGCAGTACAGGTGGCAGATAAAACCATCCACCAGATCACGGCCATGTCCGTTAAGCAGGCAGATGATTTTATAAACAGCCTTCATTTGACAGGCAGGGAAAAAGCCGTATCTAAATCCATTCTTACAGAATTGTCCCAAAGGCTTTCTTTTCTTGAAGATGTGGGCCTTGACTATCTGACCCTTGACCGCTCCGCAGCAACCCTTTCAGGCGGAGAAAGTCAGCGCATCCGGCTGGCCACCCAGATAGGTTCAAAACTTTCCGGAGTCCTTTATGTGCTTGATGAACCCAGCATAGGTCTACACCAACGGGACAATGCCCGCCTGCTCAGTACGCTGATGCATCTAAAGGACCTGGGCAATACCGTACTGGTGGTGGAACATGATGAAGAAACCATGCTGGCCGCAGATCACATTGTTGATGTGGGTCCAAAGGCAGGTGTTAACGGTGGTCAGGTGATGTTTTCAGGTCCGCCCGAAGAACTGGTCAAAGCATCCTGTCTCACTGGGCTGTATCTTTCCGGAAAACGAAACATTCCTGTACCGGAGACCAGGCGAACCGGCACCAAAACATTTTTAACGGTCCAAAAGGCAAGTGAAAACAACCTTAAGGATATTGATGTCTCCTTTCCCATAGGGTGTTTAACCTGTGTAACAGGCGTATCAGGATCAGGAAAATCGACCCTGGTTCTGTCAACCCTTTACCAGGCCCTTGCAAGCACCATTAACAAATCTGAAAAACCCGTGGGAAAACATGCCGCCATTTCAGGCATGGAATATATCGACAGGGTTATCCATATTGATCAGTCCCCCATCGGCAAAACCCCGAGATCCAATCCAGGCACCTATACTGGGGTTCTCACCCATATAAGAGAATTATTTGCACAGACGCCCGAGGCAAAGGCCCGGGGCTACAAGGCCGGGCGGTTCAGTTTTAATATCAAGGGCGGCAGATGCGAATCCTGCCAAGGAGACGGCATCATCAAAATTGAAATGCATTTTCTGCCTGACGTTTATGTCACCTGTGATGTGTGCAACGGCATGCAATTCAACAAAGAAACCCTTGAAATAAAGTTCAAAGGAAAAAACATAGCCCAGGTTCTGGATATGACCGTCAATCAGGCCCTTAAATTTTTTGACAATATATCATCAATTCGGCACACCCTTTCCACGTTAGTGGAAACAGGGTTGGGATATATCAAACTGGGCCAGGCGGCCACAACACTATCTGGCGGGGAAGCCCAGCGTATAAAAATTGCCAGGGAGCTGTCCAAGAAAAGCACGGGAAAAACCATTTACATTCTCGATGAACCCACCACAGGCCTGCATACCGATGATATCAAAAAGCTATTGGCCGTGCTGAACAGACTTGTGGATGCAGGCAACACCGTGGTGGTTATTGAACACCACCTTGATGTCATTAAATGCGCGGATTATGTCATTGATCTTGGCCCTGAAGGTGGAGACCAGGGTGGGCAGATCATCGCTGAAGGCACCCCGGAACAAGTGGCCTCTACACCGTTGTCCCATACGGGCTTTTACCTGAACCGGGTTTTGGCAAATTAG
- a CDS encoding PEP-CTERM sorting domain-containing protein has protein sequence MRKFLFLIGFLLSIGIIGQASAITIQNASFEDGLDASNGWDNSGTVATSSSFYYRMYDTTFNATDGDDFAQLTGDTYIYQELSWSTGDIISFDWNFLSFDSGLLTDSWYFGVYNLNSGDLIETIVTMSFEELVVFPIEWQPFSYKFESDSKADYAIIFGVSIDPDNYSYSSYEPSVLLVDNITTTTIPEPATMFLLAFGLLSIAGIRRKL, from the coding sequence ATGAGAAAGTTTTTATTTTTAATTGGATTTTTACTGAGTATCGGGATCATCGGCCAGGCATCTGCTATAACTATTCAAAATGCCAGTTTTGAAGATGGTTTAGATGCATCAAATGGATGGGATAACTCTGGTACTGTTGCGACCAGTTCAAGTTTTTATTATCGTATGTATGATACAACATTCAATGCAACGGATGGTGATGATTTTGCACAATTAACAGGAGACACTTATATTTATCAGGAGTTGAGTTGGTCTACAGGGGATATTATTTCATTTGACTGGAATTTTTTAAGCTTTGATAGTGGCCTGCTTACAGATTCTTGGTACTTTGGCGTTTATAATCTTAACTCAGGGGACCTTATAGAAACAATAGTCACGATGTCATTTGAAGAATTGGTTGTATTTCCAATTGAATGGCAACCCTTTTCCTATAAGTTTGAATCTGATTCTAAAGCAGACTACGCTATCATTTTTGGTGTTTCTATTGATCCGGATAACTATTCTTATTCTTCTTATGAGCCTTCAGTATTACTTGTCGATAACATAACCACGACCACAATTCCGGAGCCTGCCACCATGTTCCTCTTGGCTTTCGGTCTTCTCTCAATCGCGGGAATCCGTAGAAAGTTGTAG
- a CDS encoding type I restriction enzyme HsdR N-terminal domain-containing protein, protein MSDNSHHLILGELVDFLSGKAITDTHDERYRQQIARHLVNDLGFDKSDIEARREITIQTTERSAVVIADFLVYMNQRAVMMINYAPGSLVTRRLPTLALSRLIFDYQIPFVVVTNGQDAELISGNTGKVEGEGISAVPGPDHHMIKSLPNEFETVSAKRRGQAEKIAFACLVDGSCMVENYCDEC, encoded by the coding sequence ATGAGTGACAATTCCCATCACTTGATCCTGGGTGAGCTTGTTGATTTTTTAAGTGGCAAAGCCATTACAGATACCCATGATGAACGGTATCGTCAGCAAATTGCCCGTCATCTGGTAAACGATCTGGGATTTGATAAGTCAGATATTGAGGCGCGGCGGGAAATAACTATCCAAACCACTGAACGTAGTGCGGTTGTGATTGCTGATTTTCTGGTTTACATGAATCAGCGCGCCGTCATGATGATTAATTATGCCCCAGGTTCTCTTGTGACCCGGCGTCTGCCGACGCTGGCATTGTCGCGGCTGATCTTTGATTACCAGATCCCTTTTGTGGTGGTCACCAATGGCCAGGATGCTGAACTGATTTCAGGTAACACCGGAAAGGTGGAAGGGGAGGGGATATCTGCCGTTCCCGGGCCTGATCATCATATGATAAAATCTTTACCTAATGAATTTGAAACGGTGTCCGCCAAACGACGCGGCCAGGCAGAAAAGATCGCCTTTGCCTGCTTGGTGGACGGGTCCTGTATGGTAGAGAACTATTGTGACGAATGTTGA
- the hflX gene encoding GTPase HflX, translating into MKRIVYGTLDGLNKAQINRIENLYNLKSPPEYILSRQAAIEIVAISRDIRRQIGLLLERNGKVICVIAGEPHRIVIPVTPDFQPGPGRLKGLRCIHTHLSHEPLTRDDLTDLALLRLDYITAICLNADGTPGPVYSAHILPDPKADPYRILPGTSLDHLNIDCQSQIFELESELSQHNRQHSPGTSRENAFLINAATQEVNSAHVSMDELKELCKTSRINVVGKAIQQRKKIDPKFVVGKGKLSELIIKAIQNYATMLVFDRELSPSQIRSITDFVEMKVIDRTQLILDIFAKQAKSSEGKFQVELAQLEYMLPRLITKNTAMSRLTGGIGGRGPGETKLEVNRRRARERITRLKKEIKKIRKQRTQQKAMRNRKALPVISIVGYTNAGKSTLLNTLTQSNIIAANRLFATLDPSSRRLRFPRDKEVIITDTVGFIQNLPKELLEAFHATLEELEQADVILHVIDISNPRYMQQKETVDQLLNSLNLNKIPTLYVFNKMDLADLENFDSPWLLNQGIVISAQKKSTLTPLVEKLEAMV; encoded by the coding sequence CCACCGGAATATATTCTTTCCCGGCAGGCAGCCATCGAAATTGTTGCCATCAGCCGGGATATCCGCCGCCAGATCGGCCTTCTTCTGGAACGAAACGGAAAAGTCATCTGTGTCATTGCGGGAGAACCCCATCGCATCGTTATCCCCGTGACACCGGATTTTCAACCCGGCCCTGGCCGACTTAAGGGGCTGCGCTGCATCCATACGCATCTATCCCACGAGCCCTTGACACGGGATGATCTCACCGACCTTGCCCTTCTGCGCCTGGATTACATCACCGCCATCTGCCTGAATGCCGATGGGACCCCTGGTCCTGTGTACTCCGCGCATATTCTGCCAGATCCCAAAGCAGATCCATACAGAATACTTCCCGGCACATCCCTTGACCATCTCAATATAGACTGCCAGTCTCAAATTTTTGAACTTGAATCCGAACTTTCCCAACACAACCGTCAGCACAGCCCGGGAACCAGCCGGGAAAATGCTTTTTTGATCAATGCGGCAACCCAAGAGGTCAATTCTGCACACGTCTCTATGGATGAGCTCAAGGAATTGTGCAAGACAAGCCGGATCAACGTGGTGGGCAAAGCCATCCAGCAAAGAAAAAAAATTGACCCTAAGTTTGTGGTGGGCAAAGGCAAATTATCAGAACTGATTATCAAGGCCATCCAGAATTATGCCACAATGCTAGTCTTTGACCGGGAACTGAGCCCTTCCCAAATACGATCCATCACCGATTTTGTGGAGATGAAGGTCATTGACCGTACCCAGCTTATACTCGATATTTTTGCCAAACAGGCCAAATCCAGTGAAGGCAAATTTCAGGTGGAACTGGCCCAGCTGGAATATATGCTGCCCCGCCTGATCACGAAAAATACGGCCATGTCCAGGCTGACAGGTGGAATTGGCGGCAGAGGCCCTGGAGAAACTAAACTTGAGGTGAACCGCCGTCGTGCACGGGAGCGTATCACCAGGCTGAAAAAAGAAATTAAAAAAATCCGCAAACAGCGTACCCAGCAAAAAGCAATGCGAAATAGAAAGGCGCTGCCGGTCATTTCCATTGTAGGATATACCAATGCCGGTAAGTCAACGCTACTCAACACCCTGACCCAGAGCAACATTATTGCCGCAAATCGGCTGTTTGCCACCCTGGACCCCTCCTCACGAAGGCTGAGGTTTCCCCGGGATAAGGAAGTGATCATCACAGATACCGTGGGCTTTATCCAGAATCTGCCCAAGGAGCTTTTAGAAGCATTTCACGCCACTTTAGAGGAACTTGAGCAGGCAGATGTCATACTTCATGTTATTGATATTTCAAACCCCAGGTACATGCAGCAAAAAGAAACCGTGGACCAGTTGCTGAACTCTTTGAACCTGAATAAAATCCCCACATTGTATGTATTCAATAAAATGGACCTGGCTGATTTGGAAAATTTTGATTCACCCTGGCTGTTAAACCAGGGAATTGTGATTTCAGCACAAAAAAAATCAACGCTTACCCCTTTGGTTGAAAAACTCGAAGCCATGGTATAA
- the pdxA gene encoding 4-hydroxythreonine-4-phosphate dehydrogenase PdxA has protein sequence MNTQSDRPVLGITMGDPAGIGPEIIIKSLADPEILNSCIPVVLGDIEILKKADVDSEILPKLAITDELNCDLSNFPKGFLMCLSNLNPDVAKLGHPTVETGSAMETYINAGVDLALSGAIDALVTGPITKTGLKLAGSSFHGHTELIAHKTGTDNFAMMMAGPRLKVVLTTIHIPLSQVPERLSSQEITRIINLTRNTLITRFGIKSPRLAVAGLNPHAGEQGMFGNEEADIILPAIIEAQEKGVDIRGPYPPDTVFFQAVEGQFDAVICMYHDQGLIPFKLVHFRDGVNTTIGLPIIRTSVDHGTAYDIAWTGKADPSSMKEAIKMAAGQAINQKKHGNSNAN, from the coding sequence ATGAATACCCAATCAGACCGGCCTGTTCTTGGCATAACCATGGGAGATCCTGCAGGTATCGGCCCTGAAATAATAATTAAAAGCCTTGCCGACCCTGAAATTTTAAACTCGTGCATCCCTGTTGTTTTAGGTGATATCGAAATACTTAAAAAAGCGGATGTTGATTCTGAGATACTTCCAAAGTTAGCCATAACAGACGAATTAAATTGCGATTTATCTAATTTTCCCAAGGGGTTTCTGATGTGCCTTTCCAACCTGAACCCGGATGTGGCTAAACTTGGGCACCCCACCGTAGAGACCGGAAGCGCCATGGAAACCTATATCAATGCGGGGGTAGACCTTGCCCTGTCCGGTGCGATTGATGCCCTGGTCACAGGCCCCATTACCAAAACAGGCCTGAAATTGGCCGGGTCATCCTTTCATGGTCATACCGAGTTGATTGCACATAAAACAGGCACGGACAATTTTGCGATGATGATGGCAGGCCCCCGCCTAAAAGTGGTTTTAACGACTATTCACATACCCTTGTCCCAGGTGCCGGAACGACTGAGCAGCCAGGAAATAACAAGAATTATAAACCTGACCCGGAACACCTTGATCACAAGGTTCGGCATAAAAAGCCCCAGACTTGCCGTGGCAGGCCTAAATCCCCATGCCGGCGAGCAGGGCATGTTCGGTAACGAAGAGGCGGATATCATTTTACCCGCAATAATAGAGGCACAGGAAAAAGGGGTTGATATTAGAGGTCCGTACCCGCCAGATACCGTTTTTTTTCAAGCTGTTGAGGGGCAATTTGACGCCGTAATCTGCATGTATCACGACCAGGGGCTGATCCCTTTCAAGCTGGTGCATTTCAGGGATGGAGTGAACACCACCATCGGGCTTCCCATTATACGTACATCCGTGGACCACGGTACCGCCTATGATATTGCCTGGACAGGAAAAGCAGACCCATCAAGCATGAAAGAGGCCATTAAAATGGCGGCCGGCCAAGCGATTAATCAAAAAAAGCATGGCAATAGTAATGCCAATTGA